A window of Roseiflexus castenholzii DSM 13941 genomic DNA:
CTGAGCTGACGAAACTCAGTTTTGATATGCTGCCGATGGATGTTCGCGCTGCTGAAAGTTCGCGTCTCTGGGGCGAAGCGGCGCTCAAATGCCGCGAACGCCTGGTTGCGGAAGGCATTGATCTGGCGCAGTACAATACGCTCACCGGCGCCGCCGATCTGGAGGACCTGCGCCTGGCGCTCGGCTATGAACAGTGGAACCTGATCGGCAGTTCGTATGGCACGCGCCTGGCGCTCACCGCCATGCGCGAGTATCCGCAGGGCATTCGGAGCGTGGTGCTCGACTCGACGCGCCCGCCGCAGATCAATGAGTCGCAGACGCCGGCCGATGCTGAGCGCGCCTTTCAGACGCTGTTTCGCGGTTGCGCCGCCGACCCGGATTGCAATGCGGCGTACCCCGACCTCGAGCGGGTGTTCTATGACCTGGTAGAGAAACTCAATACGCAACCGGTGACGTTGCCCGGTGTTGATCCGTTTACCGGACGCACCTACGAGGTGTTGATCAACGGCGATACACTGATCAGCACATTGTTCCAGGCGATGTATTCGACGGAAATCATTCCGCTGCTGCCGCGCGCGATCTATGGTGCGGCGCAGAAGAATGAGTTCAGTCTGTGGGTGCGTCTGATCATGAACAATGTCTCGCAGAGCGACTATTTCAGTTATGGAGTGATGTATTCCTCACGCTGCTATGATGAGATTCTCTTCGAGACGCGCGAGGCGATGGCAAAGGCGGATGAACCCTTTCCGCATCAGCAGGACGTGTTCGATATGACGGCGTTCTGGGACATCTGCAACGCCTGGGGTGTCGGTGTGGCGCCGCCAATCGAAAATCAGCCGGTGCGCAGCGCTATTCCTGCGCTTATCCTCGCCGGAACCTACGACCCGGCGACGCCGCCGGATGATGGCAAAGAAGCAGTGGCGACGCTGCGCAACGGTTTCTTCTTCGAGTTCCCATCATCGGGTCACGGCGTTCTTCTCGATGGCGGTTGCCCGTTAAGCATGGCGCTGGCGTTTCTCGATAATCCGCAGCGCCAACCGGACGCGGCGTGTCTGGCGCAGCTCGGCGGACCGGCGTTCGATGTCGAAGGTGCGGCGGTGCGCATGATCCCGTTCCGCGATAGCGATGCGGGTATTGCCGGCGTCACGCCGCAGGGATGGACCAATTTCGGGCAGGGCGTGTATGGCCGTCCGTCAGGTGATGTCGCCATCGTTCAGATGCGGACGCCGCTTTCGGCGCTCGAAATGCTGGCGAGATTAGACCAGCAGTTCGATCTGGATAGCAAGCCTGAATCGGCGGGTGAGTACCGCAGCGAACGCTATGCCTGGCAACTCTACACCGCAACGATCCGTGGACAACCGACCGACATTGCGCTGACAGAGGACGGCGGTCGTGCGTTGCTGGTGCTGATGATCAGCGACCCGGGCAATCGCGATGAGATGTATGAGCAGGTGTTTCTGCCGGTGCTCGATGCGCTGCGGGTGATTTCGTAGGAAGAACTGAGAACTGAGAACTGAGAACCGGTCTCCCCGCAGTGACCGTTACCGCTGGTATTCCCCGCCTGCCCCGTCACACCCGCCGCGCGGCGCGACGATCAGGCAGGCGCTGGCAACCTGGTGGTGACAGTTACCTTTCGCCGCGTTCAACGGCGCAGACCTTTGAGGTCGGTCGCGTGCGCGACTTTCTCGTGACCCGTTCACACCAACATAACGCTCTGGCACGGGCAGGAATCACGTCTGAGATCCCAAAGGTCGGCAAACCTTCCCACCTTCAACCTGCAATCCTCTCGCCTCCCCTCTCCCTTCTCACCTCTCACCTCATTCGTACCGCAACGCTTCGATTGGCAGGAGAAGCGCCGCGCGCCGCGCCGGATAGTAGCCGAAGCCGACGCCGATAGCGCACGCAAAGGTCAGCGCCAGGAAAACGGCAACCCACGAGATCGACACGGACAGCCCGGCAGCCGCGCCAACCAGCGTCACCAATCCAATGGCGCCGGTCACGCCGATCAGACTGCCCGCCACGCTGATGGCGACCGCTTCCAGCACAAACTGACTCAGCACATCGCTATCGGTGGCGCCAAGCGCCTTGCGCACGCCGATTTCACGGGTGCGCTCGGTAACCGCCACCAGCATGATGTTCATAATGCCAATGCCGCCGACGACCAGGCTGATGCCCGCGACCAGCGCAATAAACCCCGTGATCGCGCCGTTGATGCCTGCCAGCACGTTGAGCGCCTGCGTCGGCAGGTTCAGGCGGAAATCATCGATTGCGCCATCGGGCACATTGCGGGTTGCGCGCAATGTCGCAGTCACCAGCGCCTCGCCGCGCGCCACCATCTGTTCGCTCTGCAAACTGATCAGAATGCTGCTCATCTGCAACCCGCGACCAGGCAGGTCCTGACTGCCGGCGATGC
This region includes:
- a CDS encoding alpha/beta fold hydrolase, translated to MHLRFALLIIALFLSACAVPSASNPTPTLAPGAEALLGAPTTTPVPAPTAAPGSTVAPTATAVRTVARYETANCEFPPPGGVSVECGWLTVPEDRAKPDNGREVRLHVAIFRSTRPDPPPDPIVYLEGGPGVDALERLPLVFDLWFRPFLANRDFILYDPRGAGYSTPSLACPELTKLSFDMLPMDVRAAESSRLWGEAALKCRERLVAEGIDLAQYNTLTGAADLEDLRLALGYEQWNLIGSSYGTRLALTAMREYPQGIRSVVLDSTRPPQINESQTPADAERAFQTLFRGCAADPDCNAAYPDLERVFYDLVEKLNTQPVTLPGVDPFTGRTYEVLINGDTLISTLFQAMYSTEIIPLLPRAIYGAAQKNEFSLWVRLIMNNVSQSDYFSYGVMYSSRCYDEILFETREAMAKADEPFPHQQDVFDMTAFWDICNAWGVGVAPPIENQPVRSAIPALILAGTYDPATPPDDGKEAVATLRNGFFFEFPSSGHGVLLDGGCPLSMALAFLDNPQRQPDAACLAQLGGPAFDVEGAAVRMIPFRDSDAGIAGVTPQGWTNFGQGVYGRPSGDVAIVQMRTPLSALEMLARLDQQFDLDSKPESAGEYRSERYAWQLYTATIRGQPTDIALTEDGGRALLVLMISDPGNRDEMYEQVFLPVLDALRVIS